The Sphingopyxis fribergensis DNA segment CGACCGCGAAACTGATCCGCCGCCGCATCCGCGACGAAACCGGCCTCACCGCCTCGGCCGGCGTGTCGTACAACAAGTTCATCGCGAAACTCGCGTCGGACCAAAACAAGCCCGACGGCCTTACCGTCATTCCGCCGGGCCGCGGCGCGGCGTTCGTCCAGACGCTGTCGATCCGCCGCTTTCACGGGATCGGCCCGGTCACGTCGGCGAAGATGGAGGGGCTCGGTGTCTTTTCGGGCGCAGATCTTGCGGAAAAAGACCCGATGTGGCTCGCCGAAAATTTCGGCAATAGCGCCGAATGGCTCTATAATCTCGCCCGCGGGATCGACCATCGCCGCGTCAAGTCGAACCGGCCGCTAAAATCCTTGGGCGGCGAGCGCACCTTCTTCAACGACCTGATCACCGACACCGAAATCCGCGAGGCCCTCGCGCATGTCTGTACCGTCGTGTGGGACCGCGCGGCCAAGAAAGGCGCGCGCGGTCGCACCGTGACACTGAAGCTGCGCTACGCCGATTTCCGGACGATCACGCGCGCCAAGTCGGTCGGGGCACCGATCCTCGACGGCAATTCGCTGCTCGCCACGGGCGAAGCGATCCTTGCCCCGCTGCTGCCGACCGAACAGGGCATCCGCCTGCTTGGCATCACGCTGAGCAAATTCGAGGGGGAAGAAGATGACGAGGAAGACGGAACCACGACGCCCGCCGACCTGCTCAGCCTTATCTGACTGCAAGCCCCGGCGCATGGCGCCGGATCGCCGCCTGCATCTTGGGCGATAGCGTCTTGAAATCGCAGCGGATCAGCGGTTCGTCCGAAACCTGGATTTCCTCGCGAAAAGGCGATCCAACACGGTACAGCGCACGGTCGGCACCCTGCGATTTGACGCGGAAATAACCCGCACCGTCATAATCGCCGAACTGCATTTGCGTGAAACCGCCCTCGACCG contains these protein-coding regions:
- the dinB gene encoding DNA polymerase IV produces the protein MDAFYASVEQRDDPSLRGKPVAVGGSSRRGVVAAASYEARKFGVRSAMPSITAKRQCPDLIFVPPRFDAYREVSHQIRAIFHDYADEVEPLSLDEAYLDVSADKAGLGSATATAKLIRRRIRDETGLTASAGVSYNKFIAKLASDQNKPDGLTVIPPGRGAAFVQTLSIRRFHGIGPVTSAKMEGLGVFSGADLAEKDPMWLAENFGNSAEWLYNLARGIDHRRVKSNRPLKSLGGERTFFNDLITDTEIREALAHVCTVVWDRAAKKGARGRTVTLKLRYADFRTITRAKSVGAPILDGNSLLATGEAILAPLLPTEQGIRLLGITLSKFEGEEDDEEDGTTTPADLLSLI